A single genomic interval of Arachis duranensis cultivar V14167 chromosome 7, aradu.V14167.gnm2.J7QH, whole genome shotgun sequence harbors:
- the LOC107496496 gene encoding WRKY transcription factor 71-like — protein MANNEDKDQFHFDPFYYNNHELNQSNFPLFRMITNTSSSSHHHQEGFIDNNTTSFTDCLLHGNSMDYNTLSRAFDLSCSSPEVISSSIDENKNQLPSSSVVGGDSTTLNSSVSSSSNEADASLTEEDSSSKSTKKHEKQPKGCQQEEEEDAKSKKENNKNKPKKKEKKPREPRFAFMTKSEIDHLEDGYRWRKYGQKAVKNSPYPRSYYRCTTQKCNVKKRVERSYQDPSIVITTYEGQHNHHCPATLRGSAATVFASSPSLFASTSLIRPTSFPQDFLSQLLPTYTTNNSNTHQPLINNNNHHQNPIFQLNLGHNPHYPPPPPPSQEHQEQHHLQFPHDYGLLQDLLPSFPGKQEP, from the exons atGGCGAATAATGAAGATAAAGACCAATTTCACTTTGACCCTTTCTATTACAACAATCATGAACTCAACCAATCAAACTTTCCCTTGTTTAGAATGATTACTAatacttcttcttcatctcatcatcatcaagaaggGTTTATTGATAACAACACTACAAGTTTCACTGATTGTTTGTTACATGGTAATTCCATGGATTATAACACTCTCTCTAGAGCCTTTGACTTGTCTTGTTCTTCACCTGAAGTCATCTCATCATCCATTgatgaaaacaagaatcaaCTACCATCATCAAGTGTTGTTGGTGGAGACTCAACAACACTCAATTCCTCAGTTTCTTCTTCATCTAATGAAGCTGATGCTTCACTTACTGAAGAAGACTCATCATCCAAAAGTACCAAGAAACATGAGAAGCAACCAAAAGGGtgtcaacaagaagaagaagaagatgcaaagtccaagaaaga GAATAATAAGAATAAgccaaagaagaaagagaaaaagccaAGAGAGCCACGCTTTGCATTCATGACCAAAAGTGAGATTGATCACCTTGAAGATGGATATAGATGGAGAAAATATGGACAGAAAGCAGTAAAAAATAGTCCATATccaag GAGTTATTATAGATGCACTACTCAGAAGTGCAATGTGAAGAAGAGAGTGGAGAGGTCATACCAAGACCCATCAATTGTGATCACAACATATGAAGGGCAGCACAACCACCACTGCCCGGCGACGCTGCGCGGCAGCGCCGCCACCGTGTTTGCTTCTTCACCTTCCCTTTTTGCTTCCACATCCCTAATAAGGCCAACAAGTTTCCCCCAAGATTTCCTCTCTCAATTGCTTCCAACTTACACTACTAACAATAGTAACACCCATCAAccactaataaataataataatcatcatcaaaacCCTATTTTCCAATTAAACCTTGGCCATAATCCTCATTATCCTCCTCCTCCACCGCCATCACAAGAGCATCAAGAACAACATCATCTTCAATTCCCTCATGACTATGGCTTGTTGCAAGACCTACTACCTTCATTCCCAGGCAAACAAGAACCTTAA
- the LOC107496531 gene encoding probable receptor-like protein kinase At2g42960: MSSNSSLNVELSKKTSFFGLKRWVLIGIGVSAFIVLILGVLSIWVMFRRKSRRSIDKYSQSKIPNVSKDIRVDKVGVQSSYVEPENVSVSVHDKANDKSSEKITVHLAMSKSSDHDNISQCSSSYHHERGFSSMSGEEGSSGNGKKQSMLSYGGGMVTASPLVGLPEFSHLGWGHWFTLRDLQLATNRFSQENVIGEGGYGVVYRGRLINGSEVAVKKLLNNLGQAEKEFRVEVEAIGHVRHKHLVRLLGYCVEGVNRLLVYEYVNNGNLEQWLHGSMEQGTLTWEARIKVVLGTAKALAYLHEAIEPKVVHRDIKSSNILIDDEFNAKVSDFGLAKLLDSGESHITTRVMGTFGYVAPEYANSGLLNEKSDIYSFGVLLLEAVTGRDPVDYARPPNEVNLVEWLKMMVGTRRAEEVVDSRLEVKPTTRALKRALLVALRCVDPDADKRPKMSQVVRMLEADEYPFREDRRNRKSRTASMEIESVSCGPSIGEKAGNSEGIVPARMEGQGQD, from the exons ATGTCATCGAATAGTTCTTTGAATGTCGAATTGTCGAAGAAGACATCTTTTTTCGGGTTGAAACGATGGGTTTTGATTGGGATCGGAGTCAGTGCCTTTATAGTGCTGATTCTTGGTGTATTGTCTATATGGGTGATGTTTCGGAGAAAGTCTAGGAGATCTATTGACAAGTACTCTCAATCCAAGATACCGAATGTGTCGAAAGATATCAGGGTTGATAAGGTTGGGGTGCAGAGTTCTTATGTGGAGCCGGAAAATGTGTCTGTTTCAGTTCATGACAAGGCAAATGATAAGAGTTCAGAGAAGATAACAGTTCATTTGGCCATGAGTAAATCCAGTGATCATGATAATATTAGTCAGTGCAGTTCAAGCTATCACCACGAGAGAGGATTTAGTTCGATGTCTGGGGAAGAAGGAAGTTCCGGGAATGGTAAGAAGCAATCTATGTTGTCATATGGAGGAGGGATGGTGACTGCCTCTCCTTTAGTTGGGTTGCCGGAATTTTCTCATCTCGGGTGGGGCCACTGGTTTACACTCAGAGATCTTCAACTAGCAACGAATCGTTTCTCGCAAGAGAATGTTATCGGTGAGGGTGGCTATGGGGTTGTTTATAGGGGCAGATTGATCAATGGAAGCGAGGTGGCAGTAAAGAAGCTTCTTAACAATTT GGGACAAGCAGAGAAAGAATTCAGGGTTGAAGTCGAGGCGATAGGCCATGTTAGACATAAACATCTCGTGCGCCTGCTTGGATATTGCGTAGAGGGTGTTAACAG GCTGCTAGTGTATGAATATGTGAATAATGGTAACTTAGAGCAATGGCTGCATGGCTCCATGGAACAGGGGACACTAACTTGGGAGGCACGCATCAAAGTTGTGCTCGGCACAGCCAAAGC GCTTGCTTACTTACATGAAGCAATTGAACCGAAAGTTGTTCACCGGGATATAAAGTCTAGCAATATATTGATTGATGACGAGTTCAACGCAAAGGTTTCTGATTTCGGTCTGGCCAAATTATTGGATTCAGGAGAAAGTCACATAACAACTAGAGTTATGGGAACATTTGG ATATGTGGCACCAGAATATGCTAATAGTGGCCTCTTAAATGAGAAGAGCGACATTTACAGCTTCGGTGTCCTCCTGCTGGAAGCAGTTACCGGAAGGGACCCTGTAGATTATGCTCGGCCGCCTAATGAG GTTAATCTGGTTGAATGGCTCAAGATGATGGTGGGAACAAGGAGGGCCGAGGAAGTAGTTGACTCGAGACTTGAGGTTAAACCAACAACACGCGCTTTGAAGCGTGCCCTTCTTGTTGCGCTGAGGTGCGTCGATCCTGATGCGGATAAAAGGCCTAAAATGAGTCAAGTTGTAAGGATGCTTGAAGCCGATGAATATCCATTTCGAGAG GATCGAAGGAATAGAAAGAGCCGCACTGCCAGCATGGAAATCGAGTCTGTTAGCTGTGGTCCATCCATTGGCGAAAAGGCAGGGAATTCCGAAGGCATTGTGCCGGCGAGAATGGAGGGACAGGGACAGGATTGA
- the LOC107496419 gene encoding uncharacterized protein LOC107496419: MEGTHPGASTPSSVAHISFGDGDFQSWSPNLDNPVVILVQMGELTIKKVLLDPGSSPDVLFYSTLKKMQLSDKSLQPSNGELVGFFEERVPISGYDNILAIVHASHKEARQCYNTGLKATIKETIPRIHSVYNSKNIPTLAEMDPRESSSRPAPTDDLRKVHLGQADQFTNIGYAFSAETKKNLVDLLKTNADLFAGPTADMSGIDPNFICLKLAVNPNARPIKQKKQNLGTERRNAAVIKMQKLLDAGFIREIRFSSWLANVVMVRKNSGKWRMCADFTDLNKACPKDSYPLPNIDRLEDDTSGYHVLSFMDAYSGYNQIQTHPDDEDKTAFITDQGNFFYKVMPFGLKNAGATYQRLMDKVFKQQIERNIEI; the protein is encoded by the exons ATGGAAGGAACCCACCCTGGAGCATCAACACCATCCTCGGTTGCTCACATAAGTTTCGGGGATGGGGATTTCCAATCCTGGTCTCCAAACCTGGACAATCCAGTGGTGATTTTGGTCCAAATGGGAGAGCTAACTATCAAAAAAGTCCTCCTTGATCCAGGAAGCAGCCCCGACGTCTTATTTTACTCCACATTAAAAAAGATGCAACTAAGCGACAAATCACTGCAACCATCAAACGGAGAATTGGTAGGGTTCTTCGAGGAACGAGTACCTATATCAGGTTAT GATAACATATTAGCAATAGTACATGCCAGCCATAAGGAGGCCAGACAATGTTACAATACGGGATTGAAGGCCACCATAAAAGAAACTATTCCAAGAATTCATTCCGTATACAACTCGAAAAATATTCCAACCCTTGCCGAGATGGATCCAAGAGAAAGCAGCAGTCGCCCCGCCCCAACAGATGACCTGAGAAAGGTACACCTAGGACAAGCTGATCAATTTACTAACATAGGTTATGCTTTCTCtgcagaaacaaagaaaaatctgGTGGACTTACTAAAGACCAACGCCGACCTGTTCGCAGGGCCCACTGCTGACATGTCGGGAATCGATCCGAACTTTATATGTCTCAAATTGGCAGTCAATCCTAATGCCCGACCTATAAAGCAGAAAAAGCAAAATCTGGGCACGGAAAGAAGAAATGCCGCAGTAATAAAAATGCAGAAATTGCTTGATGCAGGATTCATTCGAGAGATTCGTTTCTCCTCATGGCTAGCAAATGTCGTAATGGTTCGGAAGAACTCGGGAAAGTGGCGGATGTGCGCAGACTTTACAGATTTGAACAAAGCTTGCCCAAAGGATTCGTACccactaccaaacatcgacAGACTAGAGGACGACACATCTGGGTACCATGTGTTGAGTTTCATGGATGCTTACTCTGGTTATAACCAAATACAAACGCACCCAGATGACGAAGACAAGACAGCCTTCATAACTGACCAAGGTAATTTCTTCTACAAAGtcatgccttttggtttaaaaaatgCAGGTGCCACCTATCAGAGACTGATGGACAAAGTATTCAAACAACAAATCGAACGAAATATAGAGATATAA